CCGGATCCTGAGGAAGTGGGGGGTGACGGCGTCGGGCATCGCGCGGTCGCAGATCACCCCGCCGGAGCTCCCGGCGCCGAAGAGGTAGCGCCGGGGTGCCTCCAGTGGGGTGTCCCGACGGCCCGACTGGGCGTCAGCAGTCGCAGCCGCAGCTGCAGTCCCCGCAGCAGCCATCTCCCTCGCAGCAGGAGGAGCAGTTGCTGCAGCAGTCACAGCAGTCGCAGCAGCTGCCAGGGTCGCACTGCTGGCAGAGCCCCTCGCGCCGCTGTCGGCTCCAGGGGTCCTCGAAGGTCCCGCAGCACATCTGGCAGGTGCAGGCCAGGCCGACCCAGAGGGCGCATCCGGCTATCAGGCCGCGCCGGTTCGGCGGCCCGGGCGGGAACGGCCCGCCGGGACCTCCGGGGCCACCGGGGCCGGGCGCGTAGGGCCCGCCGGGTCCGCCCGGGCCGGGGGCGTACGGGTTGCCGGGGACGGGTCCGGGCCCCTGGGGCGCGTACGGGTTCCCCGGCACCGGTCCCTGCCCGTGCACCGGCCCCTGCCCCGGCACCCCGTGCGAGCAGCTCGTCGTGCCGAAGGCCCGGTCCACCGACGTCCGCAGCTCGTGGGCGAGGAGGACGTGCACCAGCTTGCCGTCGGCGAACTCGGCGTCCCGCAGCGCGAGCCGGATCCCGTGCAGGGCGTCGTCGGCGAGCCGGCGGGCCTCCTCACGAGAGGTGCCGGTCGCGGTGAGCGGGTTCCAGGAACCCGCCGCCGCGTCGGCCGTCTGGTCCTCGACGGCGTCGAGGAGATGGGCGAGGCGGCCGAAGAGCCGGCCGGCCTCGGCGAGCGGCGCCGCGTTCCCCGGACGCCCGGCGAGGACGGCGGTGTGCGCGAAGGCGGCCGCCGTCGCGGTCTCGGTCGGCTCGGTGACGACGAGCAGCGGCGTCCCGATCCCGGCGAGGGACTCGATGCCGGTCTGCCGGTCGACGGCGTCGACGAGGACGGCGGTGTCGAAGCCGAGGGCGCGGCCGGTCCTGGCGCCGGCCCGGTCCCAGGAGCGGGCGACCCGGCGGGCCGCGGCGGCGACCGGCCGGCGCGCCAACAGGCCGTCCCGGTCGGCGACGTGGTCCCGCACCTTCGCCGAGGCGAGGACGAGCGAGACGGCCGCGGCGAGGCGCGCGCCCTCCCCCCGGGCCACGGGCGCGGTCCGCATCCCGCGCAGCGGGCAGGGTCCCGCGGTGCGCCGCCCGCTCTCCACGGCGCCGGTCTGAGCCTCCGTCAGGACCGAGACGATGAGCCCGTCGTAGTTGGTGACGACCCGGGCGAACTGTCCGTGGTCCGCGCGAAGTGCCAGGCAGAGGCCGCAGAGGTGGGCCATCCACTCGACTTTCAGGCCGTCGGTGAGCCGATGCGTGCAGGGTCTGACGATTCCGAACATGAGGTGCCCCCGTGAGCCGTGCGAAGGTGCCGTCGAGCGGCTCCGCCGCATCGTAGCGAGCCCGCCCGTTCACCCGTACGCGCCCATCGTCACCCTTCTGGCCCGACTTTCATATTTTAAGTTGCACACCCCTCCGTCAGACCCCGCATACCGCAAGTTTCCTGACGTCTCGCCAGAAAACGGTGCTCACGTTCTGCACCAGTACCGTCACGAATCCCCTGCGCGGCGTGTATCCGCTTGGCGCGCGATCCGCATCATGGACGACGATAGGAACTGCGGAACCACAAGTGACCGCGCTGAAAGGAGGCGTCCATGGGATCGGTGCGCAAGGCCAGCGCCTGGCTGGGACTCGTCGAGGACAACGACGAGCGTTACTACGACGACGAGTACACCGACGGTGCCGAGAGCGGCGGCGACGCCTGGGTGACGGACCCCCGGGTCCGGGTGGCCACGGACACCGCCCAGGAGCAGGGCCGCCGGATCGCGACCGTCTCCCCCGACGGCTTCCGGGACGCCCGGGGCATCGGAGAGCTCTTCCGGGACGGTGTTCCGGTGATCGTGAACCTGACCGCGATGGAGCCGGACGACGCCAAGCGCGTGGTCGACTTCGCCGCCGGCCTCGCCTTCGGTCTGCGCGGATCGATCGAGCGCGTGGCGACGCGGGTCTTCCTGCTGACCCCCGCCGACACCCAGATCATCGGCGGAGAGAGCCGTCGGCGTCCGCAGGACGGTTTCTTCAACCAGAGCTGAGCGGGTCCGCCGGCCCGACCGGCCGCCGCCCGGACAACCGGGTCAGTGCGCCGGGCGCCCCGAGCCGGCGGGCTCGATCGCGTCCCGGGTCGCGGGCACCCGCGGCTCGGCCGGCTCACGGGCCTCGCCCGGCCCGACGGCCACGGCCGCCCCGGAGAGCTCGCCCGCCCCGGAGATCTTGTACGACGCGGAGAGCTCGCCCGACCCCGCGAGCGTGCACGGCTCGGAGTGCTCGCTCGGCCCCGTGAGCTTCCGCGACGCGGAGAGCTCGCCCGCCGCAGCGAGCGTGCACGGCTCGGAGGACTCGTCCGGTTCCGCCGGGCACTCCATGACCCTCGGCAGCCGCCGGGCCATCACCGCGCCGGCGAGCAGCAGCACGGCGCTCACGCAGAGCGTGATGTGCAGACCGTGCACGAAGGCGTGCCGGGCGGCCTGGTGCAGCGTCTCGCCCGCCGTACCGCCGAGCTGGTCGGCGACCTGGTAGGCCTCGCCGAGCGAGTTCGCGGCGGCCTGACTCGCCTCCGCCGGCACCCCGGGGACCGAGGCGAGCCCGGGGGCGTACGCCGCGTTCATCACGCTGCCGAGCAGCGCGATGCCCATGCCGGCACCGAGCTGGTACGAGGTCTCGCCGATCGCGGCCGCGCCGCCCGCACTCCGCTGCGGGGCCTCGCTGAGCATCGACTCGTACGCCGAGAAGAGCGTGGTCTGCAGACCGAAGCCGAGCAGCACGAAGCCCACGGTGAGCAGCAGCGGCCGGTCGTCCTGCCCCATGAGGGTGAGCAGCAGCACCGCGGCGGCGGTGAGGACGAAGCCCCAGCCGACCATCCGGCGCGGTCCGATCCTGCGCAGCGTGTACGAGCCGGTGGCGCCGGCCGCCATGGCGGCGAAGGTCAGCGGCAGGAGCCGGAGACCGGTCTCCAGCGGGCTCAGTCCGAGGACGAGCTGGAGGTACTGGACGGCGATGAGCTCCAGGCCGACCAGGGCCAGCATGGCGAGGACGATGCAGCCGACCGAGGTGGTGAAGGCCGCCCGGGAGAAGAGCCGCATGTCGATCAGCGGATGCGGGCGCCGCTTCTGCCTCCGTACGAAGAGGACGAGGAGCGCAGCGCCGACGAGGAGCGGTCCGGCGGTCGGGAGGGCGAGCAGCGGCTCGCCGGCCCCGGCGCGCTTGACCCCGAGGACACAGCCGAGGACGCCGGCGGCGGCCATGAGCGCGCCGAGGACGTCCCACGGGCCGTCGGTGTCGCCCCGGGACTCGGGAAGGAGGCGGCGGCCCAGCGGCAGGATCAGCGCCATCAGCGGGATGTTGATGAGGAAGACGGAGCCCCACCAGTAGTTCTCGACGAGGAAGCCGCCGAGTACGGGTCCGGTGGCGGCGCCGATCGCGGCCACCGCGGTCCAGATGCCGATGGCGGTGGCGCGCTCCCGGCGGTCGGGGAAGACCGCGCGGAGGATGGAGAGCGTCGCAGGCATGATCATGGCGCCGCCGACACCGAGCAGCGCGCGGGCCGCGATGAGGACCCCCGGCTCGGTGGCGAGGGCGGCGACGGCCGAGGCGACGCCGAAGAGCGCGTAGCCGAGGAGGAGGATCCGCCGTCTGCCGACCCGGTCGCCGAGGGTGCCGAAGAGGATCAGCAGCGAGGCGCAGACCAGCGGATAGGCGTCGACGATCCAGAGCAGCGCGGTGGAGCTGGGGCGCAGGTCCTCGGTGAGCGAGGGGACGGCGACATGGAGGATGGTCGCGTCGAGGGCGACCAGGAGAAGGCTGACGCAGAGAACGACGAGGACGACCCAGCGGTTGGTCCCGCCGTCGGCGGCACGTGGTCGTGTTCGGGCCGTGATCGTCCGCGCCATGTACGTACCTCCCAGTGAAGCTCTCGCGCTCGGCAGGCGCCGACCAGGGCGTATGCCCCTGGGGCGGCCCGACATCGACGGGCGAGTGAGCCGTCAGCGTACGCGAGTTCAAGCCCCGAGCGCGTGGTGCAGCTCTCACCCCGGCGGGCCTCCGCGTGTGGCGTACGCCACTCGACGGGACCCGCGCGTCGCATGGAATTCCGTACGAATACCTGTCCGACGCAATTCCCTTGCACTCAAACACTCTTCCGGAATAGGCCACGTCCGCAATAGGGCTGAAGGTCATCGGATTTTCCGACGGACGCCGGGAATGGGTCCGCGACTGAGACCTACTCCACATCACATGGTCATCACGAAGGCGCCGGATCGACCGGGGCGGCTTCTCAATCCCTGTAACGTCGATTGGGTGCGTACCGACATCTTTGCCCGGTTGGACCGGGAGCCGGAACCGCCGAAGATAGAGGTCCCGGGGATGACCCGCACGCGTCTCGCCCTCTTCGGCGGGACGTCGGCGTTCTATCTGGCCATCGTCGTCGCGGTCCTGCTGTCGACCTGGCTGGTGAGCCTCGACTGGAAGATCATGCTGTTCCGGCCCTACCAGCAGTGGCCCGAGCTGCACGCCTTCCTCGACTACTACGTCGTCCTCGGTCAACGCGGCCCCACGGCCGTCATGGTGGCCGCGTGGCTGGGCTGGCGCTCCTGGCGCCAGCACACCCTGCGGCCGCTGCTCTGTCTCGGCGCGGCACTGCTGCTGCTCAACGTCTCGGTCGGCGCGGTCAAGCTCGGACTCGGCCGCCTCGGTCCCCACTACGCGACACAGGTCGGCTCCGCCGAGCTCTTCGCGGGCGGCGATATATTCCCCTCCGGTCACACCGCCAACGCGGTCGTGACCTGGGGCATCCTCGCCTATCTGGCGACCACCCCGCGGGCCAGGCGCTATCTGTCGGCCCTCTCCGCCGTGGTCGCGCTCGGCGTCGGCCTCACCACCGTCTATCTGGGCACGCACTGGCTGAGCGACGTGGTGCTGGGCTGGGCGGCCGGGCTTCTGGTCCTGCTCGCCCTGCCCTGGTGCGAGCCGGTCCTCGCGGTGGCGGAGTCCCGGATCCTCGCCCTGCGCGACCGGCTGCGGGACCGGCTGCGGGACCGCCGCCGTCTGGTGCCCTCGCTGCCCGTCGCCTCCGGCGGCCCGCGCCCCGGGTTCTTCCCGCAGCGGCCGGCCGGGGCCGAGGAGCCCGTCCGGGAGACCGTGGGAGTGGCCCGCGGCCGCGCCCCGGCGACCCGCGGCTGACCCGTACCCCCTGCGTCAGAGAAGGGCCCCGACCGTCACCGGTCGGGGCCCTTCCGCTGTTCCCGCCCTCTCCGGCCGCCTCGTCAGCCGAGCCAGCAGCGGGTGACGCTGCCGTCCTCGACCTCGAAGTTGATGCGTCCGGACAGGTACTCCATGGTGACGAACGAGCCGGGCGGCAGGGACCTGACGACCTTCCAGCCCCGTGTCCTGGCGAGTTGCTCCGCGCCGTCCGCATCGAGGCCCACATAGGACTCGGGAGCGTCGCGGGGCGGTTCTGGAGTGCGCGATGTGGGTGACATGGACCTCACGTTAGTCCCTTGGCGGTCACGCTTGTGTCACAAGTTCTCGACATATGTTTGACACGCCGGCCGTCACTCGAAGGGACAGTTTCCGGCCGTTTCTCCAGTAATTCCCAAGAGACTCCGGCAGTTCGCACAGAGGGAACCACCACACCCGTACACCGTACGAAAATGCCGATTACCAGGGACGATCGGTGAATTGTCCCGCACACCGCGCGCGACACTCTCACTCTTCCCTTACACAAGACTTACGACGGCTCCGCCGGAGAACTGTCCGCCGACCGGCGCAGCCGCACCCTCCGCCTCCCCGGCCCCCCGGCCCGCCGCGCGCATCATGTCCCGACGCCCGGACAGACCCTAGACACCCCCGGGGCGAGGCGGAGGCAGCGATGGGCACCGAGACAGCGACCGCGACCGTCGAATCGGCCCGGCAACGACACGGCCGCGTCCTGATCGACTGGGCCACGACGACCGACCACAAGAAGATCGGCCACCTCTACCTGGTCACCTCGTTCGTCTTCTTCCTGCTGGCCGGGCTCATGGCGATGCTGATGCGGGCCGAGCTGGCCCGCCCCGGGCTCCAGCTCGTCTCGAACATGGAGTTCAACCAGGCCTTCACCCTGCACGGCACGATCATGCTGCTGCTCTTCGCGACGCCCACGTTCGCCGGCTTCGCCAACGAGCTGGTGCCGCTGCAGATCGGCTCCCCCGACGTCGCCTTCCCGCGGCTGAACATGTTCTCGTACTGGCTGTTCCTCTTCGGCGGCCTGATGGTGATCGGCTCGCTGCTCACCCCGAGCGGCCCCGCCGCCTTCGGCTGGACCGGCTACGCGCCGCTCAACAGCCTGGAGCGGTCGCCGGGCGTCGGCGTCGACCTGTGGATCATGGGGCTCGCGCTCTCGGGCTTCGGCACGATCCTGACCTCGGTGAACTTCCTCGCCACCATCATCGGGATGCGGGCCCCCGGCATGACCATGTTCCGGATGCCGATCTTCACCTGGAACATCCTCTTCACCGCGGTCCTGGTGATCGTCGCCTTCCCCGTCCTCGCGGCGGCACTGCTCGTCCTGGAGGCGGACCGGCGCCTCGGCTCCGTGGTCTTCCAGCCCGAGAACGGCGGGGCGCTGCTGTGGCAGCACCTCTTCTGGTTCTTCGGCCACCCCGAGGTCTACATCATCGCGCTGCCGTTCTTCGGGATCGTCAGCGAGATCATCCCGGTCTTCGCCCGCAAGCCGATCTTCGGCTACACGACGCTGATCGCGGCCACCATGGCGATCACCGGCCTGTCGGTGGTGGTCTGGGCGCACCACATGTTCGCGACGGGCGCGGTGCTGCTGCCGTTCTTCTCCCTCCTGTCGTTCCTGATCGCGGTGCCGACCGGGGTGAAGTTCTTCAACTGGACCGGGACGATGCTGCGGGGCTCGCTCTCCTTCGAGACGCCCATGCTGTGGTCGGTCGGCTTCCTGGTGTCGTTCCTCTTCGGCGGGCTGACCGGGGTGATCCTTGCCTCGCCGCCGATGGACTTCCAGGTGACCGACTCGTACTTCGTCGTGGCCCACTTCCACTACACGGTCTTCGGCACGGTCGTCTTCGCGACCTTCGCCGGCTTCTACTTCTGGTGGCCCAAGTTCACCGGCCGGATGCTCGACGAGCGGCTCGGCAAGATCCACTTCTGGACGCTGTTCATCGGCTTCCACCTGACGTTCCTGGTGCAGCACTGGCTCGGGGCGGAGGGCATGCCCCGGCGGTACGCCGACTACCTGGAAGCGGACGGGTTCACCGCGCTCAACACGGTGTCGACGATCGGCGCCTTCCTGCTCGGCGCGTCCACCCTGCCGTTCCTCTACAACGTCTGGTGGACCTGGCGGTACGGCGCGAAGGTCGACGTGGACGACCCCTGGGGCTTCGGCCGCTCCCTGGAGTGGGCGACCTCCTGCCCGCCGCCCCGGCACAACTTCGACGCCGTGCCGAGGATCCGCTCCGAGTCGCCGGCCTTCGACCTGCACCACCCGGAGTTCGCGGCCTACGAGCGGATGCGGATCACGAGCCCGCCACCGTCTCCCCTGCCGTCTCCTCCGTCCTCTCCCCCGGCGTCCGCTCCGCCCTCTCCTCCGTCGTCCGATCGAGAGCGCGGGACAGACGGTCCCTGAGGTCGCGGACCCGTTCCGTCAGCTCCGGCGGCTCGACCACCTCGAAGTCGAGCCCCATGAGCACCACGTGCACCACCGCGACGTGGAGGTTGTTCGCCCCCGTCCGCAGCAGACACGCCCCCTCGCCGTCGGGCTCGAGGACCCCGTCCATCGGACCGACGACCGCGGCCGCCTCGGCGTGCGGGACGAGCAGCCGGACGACGACCTCCGTCGCGTAGGCCGCGCCGGACACCCCCTTCGACACGTACGCCGCGAGGTCGTCGGCGGGCGGTTCGCGGGGCGGGAAGCGGGGACCGTGCGGCGGCGTGGGCTCGATCCGGTCGGCCCGGAACGTCCGCCAGTCGCCGCGGTCCAGGTCCCAGGCGACCAGGTACCAGCGCCGCTCGGTGCAGACCAGCCGGTGCGGTTCGACGATCCTGCGGGTCGCGGTGCCGCCGTGGTCGCGGTAGGCGAAACGGAGCCGCTCGCTGTCCCGGCAGGCGTTGGCCAGCTCGGTGAGCACCCCCGGGTCCACCCGCTCCCGCGGCGTACGGAGCATGGGCACGGTGAAGTCGGTGAGGGCGCCGACCCGCCGCCGCAGCCGCGCCGGCAGGACCTGCTCCAGCTTGGCCAGCGCGCGTACGGAGGTCTC
Above is a genomic segment from Streptomyces sp. NBC_00094 containing:
- a CDS encoding DUF5685 family protein, which encodes MFGIVRPCTHRLTDGLKVEWMAHLCGLCLALRADHGQFARVVTNYDGLIVSVLTEAQTGAVESGRRTAGPCPLRGMRTAPVARGEGARLAAAVSLVLASAKVRDHVADRDGLLARRPVAAAARRVARSWDRAGARTGRALGFDTAVLVDAVDRQTGIESLAGIGTPLLVVTEPTETATAAAFAHTAVLAGRPGNAAPLAEAGRLFGRLAHLLDAVEDQTADAAAGSWNPLTATGTSREEARRLADDALHGIRLALRDAEFADGKLVHVLLAHELRTSVDRAFGTTSCSHGVPGQGPVHGQGPVPGNPYAPQGPGPVPGNPYAPGPGGPGGPYAPGPGGPGGPGGPFPPGPPNRRGLIAGCALWVGLACTCQMCCGTFEDPWSRQRREGLCQQCDPGSCCDCCDCCSNCSSCCEGDGCCGDCSCGCDC
- a CDS encoding cell division protein SepF yields the protein MGSVRKASAWLGLVEDNDERYYDDEYTDGAESGGDAWVTDPRVRVATDTAQEQGRRIATVSPDGFRDARGIGELFRDGVPVIVNLTAMEPDDAKRVVDFAAGLAFGLRGSIERVATRVFLLTPADTQIIGGESRRRPQDGFFNQS
- a CDS encoding MFS transporter, which codes for MARTITARTRPRAADGGTNRWVVLVVLCVSLLLVALDATILHVAVPSLTEDLRPSSTALLWIVDAYPLVCASLLILFGTLGDRVGRRRILLLGYALFGVASAVAALATEPGVLIAARALLGVGGAMIMPATLSILRAVFPDRRERATAIGIWTAVAAIGAATGPVLGGFLVENYWWGSVFLINIPLMALILPLGRRLLPESRGDTDGPWDVLGALMAAAGVLGCVLGVKRAGAGEPLLALPTAGPLLVGAALLVLFVRRQKRRPHPLIDMRLFSRAAFTTSVGCIVLAMLALVGLELIAVQYLQLVLGLSPLETGLRLLPLTFAAMAAGATGSYTLRRIGPRRMVGWGFVLTAAAVLLLTLMGQDDRPLLLTVGFVLLGFGLQTTLFSAYESMLSEAPQRSAGGAAAIGETSYQLGAGMGIALLGSVMNAAYAPGLASVPGVPAEASQAAANSLGEAYQVADQLGGTAGETLHQAARHAFVHGLHITLCVSAVLLLAGAVMARRLPRVMECPAEPDESSEPCTLAAAGELSASRKLTGPSEHSEPCTLAGSGELSASYKISGAGELSGAAVAVGPGEAREPAEPRVPATRDAIEPAGSGRPAH
- a CDS encoding I78 family peptidase inhibitor, whose protein sequence is MSPTSRTPEPPRDAPESYVGLDADGAEQLARTRGWKVVRSLPPGSFVTMEYLSGRINFEVEDGSVTRCWLG
- the ctaD gene encoding cytochrome c oxidase subunit I, with the translated sequence MGTETATATVESARQRHGRVLIDWATTTDHKKIGHLYLVTSFVFFLLAGLMAMLMRAELARPGLQLVSNMEFNQAFTLHGTIMLLLFATPTFAGFANELVPLQIGSPDVAFPRLNMFSYWLFLFGGLMVIGSLLTPSGPAAFGWTGYAPLNSLERSPGVGVDLWIMGLALSGFGTILTSVNFLATIIGMRAPGMTMFRMPIFTWNILFTAVLVIVAFPVLAAALLVLEADRRLGSVVFQPENGGALLWQHLFWFFGHPEVYIIALPFFGIVSEIIPVFARKPIFGYTTLIAATMAITGLSVVVWAHHMFATGAVLLPFFSLLSFLIAVPTGVKFFNWTGTMLRGSLSFETPMLWSVGFLVSFLFGGLTGVILASPPMDFQVTDSYFVVAHFHYTVFGTVVFATFAGFYFWWPKFTGRMLDERLGKIHFWTLFIGFHLTFLVQHWLGAEGMPRRYADYLEADGFTALNTVSTIGAFLLGASTLPFLYNVWWTWRYGAKVDVDDPWGFGRSLEWATSCPPPRHNFDAVPRIRSESPAFDLHHPEFAAYERMRITSPPPSPLPSPPSSPPASAPPSPPSSDRERGTDGP
- a CDS encoding YafY family protein; this translates as MLETSARLLRLLSLLQAHREWSGADLADRLGVTSRTVRRDVDRLRELGYPVNASPGTGGGYQLGAGAELPPLLLDDEEAVAVAVGLRTAAGQGVEGIGETSVRALAKLEQVLPARLRRRVGALTDFTVPMLRTPRERVDPGVLTELANACRDSERLRFAYRDHGGTATRRIVEPHRLVCTERRWYLVAWDLDRGDWRTFRADRIEPTPPHGPRFPPREPPADDLAAYVSKGVSGAAYATEVVVRLLVPHAEAAAVVGPMDGVLEPDGEGACLLRTGANNLHVAVVHVVLMGLDFEVVEPPELTERVRDLRDRLSRALDRTTEERAERTPGERTEETAGETVAGS